A region from the Volucribacter amazonae genome encodes:
- a CDS encoding phage protease, with the protein MTLSPIACSFALKEQSNGRIQLFPYGRFTAIDGRGKELGGWYVDETNGYQLAEQINLAQVKPMIDYEHQTLFIQTNGQGNPAAGWIIQAEYIDGEGLFADVEWTEKAQQHIKAKEYRYISPYFLPAQDGAVVQVINAALTNRPALHQLHEAIAASQQSNKEKTMLALLRDLFGLPQASEDEIKQKLTALSQAKGEQGIALSDVYSELNKQTALAAQVTAQTHIDLTQYVPLSEMKKVQQELVTLTQSINQDKVNQLVEVALSEGRLLPSQKEWAINLGQKDLQALSDYLAVTTVNPALTSTQTQGKAPEEKAVALSEGEKVAAKALGLTEAEFIQEHYLNK; encoded by the coding sequence ATGACATTATCCCCTATCGCTTGCAGTTTTGCCTTAAAAGAACAAAGTAACGGTCGTATTCAGTTATTTCCTTACGGGCGTTTTACTGCCATTGATGGGCGTGGCAAAGAATTAGGAGGCTGGTATGTAGATGAAACCAATGGCTATCAACTTGCCGAGCAAATTAATCTCGCTCAAGTTAAGCCAATGATTGATTACGAACACCAAACACTTTTTATTCAGACAAACGGGCAAGGCAATCCTGCTGCTGGTTGGATTATCCAAGCGGAATATATTGATGGCGAGGGCTTATTTGCTGATGTGGAATGGACAGAAAAAGCCCAACAACATATCAAAGCCAAAGAATATCGCTATATTTCGCCTTATTTCTTACCTGCACAAGATGGTGCGGTGGTGCAAGTCATTAATGCGGCACTCACTAACCGCCCTGCTTTGCATCAACTGCACGAAGCCATTGCCGCTTCACAACAATCAAATAAGGAAAAAACGATGTTGGCATTATTACGTGATCTTTTTGGCTTACCTCAAGCCAGTGAAGATGAAATTAAACAAAAACTGACCGCACTTTCACAAGCTAAAGGCGAGCAAGGTATTGCCCTTTCCGATGTGTATAGTGAATTGAATAAACAAACGGCATTAGCTGCACAAGTTACTGCTCAAACTCATATTGATCTAACCCAATATGTTCCTCTTTCTGAAATGAAGAAAGTACAACAAGAGCTAGTTACCTTAACCCAGTCCATTAACCAAGACAAAGTCAATCAATTAGTTGAGGTGGCATTATCGGAAGGGCGTTTATTACCTTCACAAAAAGAATGGGCAATCAATCTAGGGCAAAAAGACTTACAAGCCTTGTCGGATTATCTCGCCGTAACCACCGTTAATCCTGCTTTAACAAGCACACAAACTCAAGGCAAAGCCCCAGAGGAAAAAGCGGTTGCCTTATCGGAAGGGGAAAAAGTGGCAGCGAAAGCCTTGGGACTGACTGAAGCCGAATTTATTCAAGAACATTATTTAAATAAATAG
- a CDS encoding N-acetylmuramoyl-L-alanine amidase, with translation MPEINKIVIHCSATQNGKLLRNKTHTAAQRIDEWHAKRGFQRQAWWLRRFNPHLKHIGYHYVIDTDGTVETGRKVGETGAHVKGHNTGSIGICLVGGISIDGKNYGRYTAKQWQVLHRLLRELEASYPHARIYGHRDLSPDLNGDGTITPNEWVKDCPCFDVWHWLDSGEVINVDHWFKD, from the coding sequence ATGCCCGAAATCAACAAAATTGTGATCCACTGCTCTGCCACGCAAAACGGCAAGTTATTACGCAATAAAACCCATACCGCCGCACAACGCATTGATGAATGGCACGCTAAAAGGGGCTTTCAACGGCAGGCTTGGTGGCTACGTCGCTTTAATCCCCATTTAAAACATATCGGCTACCACTATGTGATTGATACCGACGGCACAGTGGAAACAGGGCGAAAAGTCGGCGAAACAGGCGCACACGTTAAAGGGCATAACACAGGCTCTATCGGCATTTGCCTAGTAGGCGGTATTAGCATTGACGGTAAAAACTATGGTCGTTATACCGCCAAACAGTGGCAGGTTCTACACCGTTTATTGCGTGAACTGGAAGCCAGCTATCCTCATGCTCGTATTTATGGGCATCGTGATTTATCGCCTGATTTAAACGGTGATGGCACTATTACCCCCAATGAATGGGTTAAGGATTGCCCTTGTTTTGATGTTTGGCACTGGCTGGATAGCGGCGAAGTGATTAATGTTGATCATTGGTTTAAGGACTAA
- a CDS encoding DUF2681 domain-containing protein, whose protein sequence is MNMLLTGILLLGGLAGFAYWKIGSLTRQLQKQQQALNQIKAEAATLNKELKNAKLAKKIAKKHRTLSDDDIDRQLREQGTLRSD, encoded by the coding sequence ATGAATATGCTATTAACAGGGATTTTACTGTTAGGCGGTTTAGCAGGCTTTGCCTATTGGAAAATAGGCTCGCTCACTCGCCAACTTCAAAAACAACAACAAGCCTTAAACCAAATTAAAGCAGAGGCTGCCACACTCAATAAGGAGTTAAAAAATGCCAAACTTGCGAAAAAAATTGCGAAAAAGCACCGCACTTTGTCTGATGATGATATTGATCGCCAGTTGCGAGAGCAAGGCACCTTACGTTCAGATTAG
- a CDS encoding DUF935 domain-containing protein — translation MSKNKKKTQKTLTTPQQLQTAAVTSTGRIIADHPSNRITPSKLKSIFEDAERGDITAQHELFCDIEERDSNIAANIQTRKRAILTLDWRIVAPRNATAQEEQYQQEIEEFFYQFVNLEDLLIDLMDSVGHGFAALEILWQQYHGKWIPKQFIPRPQSWFRLDDQDNLLLKSRDNPMGEALLPFGWVIHQHKSRSTQLARVGLYRTLAWLYMFKHYSVHDFAEFLELYGMPIRIGKFGAGATAEEKRTLLRALAEIGHNAAGIMPETMQVELHNVANSAGQNNPFLQMVDWCEKSIARLILGQTLTSGADGKSSTNALGNVHNEVRRDLLVSDAKQLAQTLTKQIILPYLQINLNANIDPTRIPYFEFDTKEREDLNQYAEALPKLVEIGVKIPERFVREKLGIPEANEDEEILQFKALTPEPTALSQSHCTCCQPKGIALSHEEVSTQQAILDEEQNKAFADIDFNRQLDPMVKQAVALLQSCDDYEQVAEALARLYPDLEDSQHQRYLTQGLFVAELLGVSDG, via the coding sequence ATGAGTAAAAACAAGAAAAAAACACAAAAAACCTTAACGACACCACAACAATTACAAACGGCAGCGGTAACCAGTACAGGGCGAATTATTGCCGATCACCCCAGCAATCGCATTACACCGAGCAAATTAAAAAGCATTTTTGAAGATGCCGAGCGTGGGGATATTACCGCTCAACACGAACTGTTTTGCGATATTGAAGAACGGGATAGCAATATTGCCGCCAATATTCAAACTCGTAAACGGGCAATTTTAACCCTAGATTGGCGAATTGTTGCCCCACGTAATGCCACCGCTCAAGAAGAACAATATCAACAAGAAATTGAAGAGTTTTTTTATCAGTTTGTTAATTTAGAAGACTTACTTATTGACTTAATGGACAGTGTGGGACACGGTTTTGCTGCCCTTGAAATCCTTTGGCAACAATATCATGGCAAATGGATTCCAAAGCAGTTTATCCCTCGTCCGCAATCTTGGTTTAGGTTAGATGATCAGGATAATTTGTTGTTAAAAAGCCGAGATAACCCCATGGGCGAAGCCTTATTGCCTTTTGGTTGGGTCATTCATCAACATAAATCACGCTCAACCCAATTAGCACGAGTAGGCTTATATCGTACCCTTGCTTGGCTTTATATGTTTAAGCATTATTCAGTACATGATTTTGCTGAATTTTTAGAGCTTTATGGGATGCCGATCCGTATTGGTAAATTTGGTGCGGGGGCGACTGCAGAAGAAAAACGCACTCTATTAAGAGCCTTAGCAGAAATTGGGCATAATGCCGCAGGGATTATGCCAGAAACCATGCAAGTTGAATTGCATAATGTGGCGAATAGTGCGGGGCAAAATAATCCTTTTTTACAAATGGTGGATTGGTGCGAAAAGTCGATTGCTCGCTTGATTTTGGGGCAAACCCTTACCAGCGGAGCTGACGGCAAAAGCTCAACCAATGCGTTGGGCAATGTGCATAATGAAGTACGGCGTGATCTGTTAGTCAGTGATGCCAAACAGTTGGCACAAACCTTAACCAAACAGATTATTTTGCCGTATTTGCAAATTAACTTGAATGCCAATATTGATCCAACCCGTATTCCTTATTTTGAGTTTGATACCAAAGAGCGAGAGGATTTAAATCAATATGCGGAGGCTTTACCCAAATTAGTAGAAATTGGGGTAAAAATTCCTGAACGCTTTGTGCGTGAAAAATTAGGCATTCCAGAGGCAAATGAGGACGAGGAAATTTTACAATTTAAAGCCTTAACACCTGAGCCTACTGCATTATCTCAAAGCCATTGCACTTGTTGTCAGCCTAAAGGCATTGCCCTTTCACACGAGGAGGTTTCAACACAACAGGCGATATTAGATGAGGAGCAAAACAAAGCGTTTGCCGATATTGATTTTAATCGCCAACTTGATCCTATGGTTAAGCAAGCGGTGGCATTATTGCAATCTTGTGATGATTATGAACAAGTGGCAGAAGCCTTAGCAAGGTTATATCCTGATTTAGAGGATAGCCAACATCAGCGTTATTTAACTCAAGGGCTATTTGTGGCGGAATTGTTGGGAGTCAGTGATGGCTAA
- a CDS encoding phage minor head protein produces MAKTAFSFGLSPEQAIAYLRNKKAILDQVDDVALLTSARGKAARIANLSSLEMTKDIYQSLIDAQQAGKPFHQWQQELLAEMKHKGWLHNINKKAVIADPKTGEIFGTPRRLRTIYQTNTQAAYSAQRYQQQRDNAINRPYWQYTAVGDKRTRPSHNQMNGLVYRYDDPFWQTFYPPNGFNCRCTVIALAQRDIERQQIEVKSSEGQLIVQSPRQLKNGVEYTTGYKLPNGTIIQADRGFDYNVGRVSYRPNLDNYPTPLAYQFTKREMAGDSFKLDYLQFQQEFKQIKQQLGLIDKLSSSNLIAIRNQLRKEYKFSAGVLTNQDQLLLNSTTKTVWLSDDSLLKQFNSREGQGFTSESYAILPDIINQAEFIVRDGQDKYHFVKNGFVTIIKSISGKELFILSFRKIKEVEMKKMKEKYTVIR; encoded by the coding sequence ATGGCTAAAACCGCTTTTTCTTTTGGGCTATCCCCAGAACAGGCTATCGCTTATTTACGCAATAAAAAAGCCATTTTAGACCAAGTTGATGATGTGGCATTGCTTACCAGTGCCAGAGGCAAAGCGGCTCGCATTGCGAATTTATCTTCACTTGAGATGACTAAGGATATTTATCAATCACTTATTGATGCACAACAAGCAGGCAAGCCTTTTCACCAATGGCAACAAGAATTACTTGCTGAAATGAAGCATAAAGGGTGGTTACATAATATTAATAAAAAAGCGGTGATTGCTGATCCGAAAACAGGGGAAATTTTTGGTACGCCTCGCCGTTTACGCACTATTTATCAAACTAATACCCAAGCAGCCTATTCAGCACAACGTTATCAACAACAACGAGATAATGCGATTAACCGCCCTTATTGGCAATATACTGCCGTAGGCGATAAACGCACTCGCCCAAGCCATAACCAAATGAACGGATTAGTTTATCGTTATGATGATCCCTTTTGGCAGACGTTCTATCCACCTAATGGCTTTAATTGTCGTTGTACGGTGATTGCCTTAGCTCAACGAGATATTGAACGGCAACAGATTGAAGTGAAAAGCAGTGAGGGGCAATTAATTGTGCAAAGTCCTAGACAGCTAAAAAATGGCGTGGAGTACACCACTGGCTATAAATTGCCTAATGGTACAATAATTCAGGCTGATCGTGGCTTTGATTATAATGTAGGACGAGTGAGCTATCGCCCGAATTTAGACAATTACCCGACACCTCTCGCCTATCAATTTACCAAGCGAGAAATGGCAGGCGACAGTTTTAAATTGGATTATTTACAGTTTCAACAAGAATTTAAACAAATTAAACAGCAATTAGGTTTGATAGATAAATTGTCATCATCAAATTTAATTGCTATTAGAAATCAGTTACGCAAAGAATATAAATTTAGTGCTGGAGTATTAACAAATCAAGATCAATTGTTATTAAATAGCACAACTAAAACTGTATGGCTGTCTGATGACTCATTACTCAAGCAATTTAATAGTCGTGAAGGACAGGGGTTTACTTCAGAATCTTATGCAATTTTACCAGATATAATTAACCAAGCTGAGTTCATTGTAAGAGATGGACAAGACAAATATCATTTTGTTAAAAATGGATTTGTTACTATCATTAAAAGTATTAGTGGGAAAGAACTATTTATTTTATCGTTTCGTAAAATAAAAGAAGTAGAAATGAAAAAAATGAAAGAAAAATATACGGTTATTCGGTAG
- the terL gene encoding phage terminase large subunit gives MKSKEFLAELAAYADSLRQKLEASFNGWDDSLDAIAKRRKQVFDPVSGFEFFVSEYFPHYVRSPARSALHHYLFATLPTLLQKIESVLLATAAPRGEAKSTLVSQLFTLYCLIIQQKKYVLIIMDSIDQAYPMLEAIKVELAFNQRLAIDFPEVAGQGRVWQAATIVTKANQKVQVAGSGKKLRGLRHGAYRPDLVVLDDIENDEQVRSVEQRDKVHDWLKKTVLPLGAAGEKLDIVYIGTILHYDSVLNRTLSSKAWQTAKFKALIRLPDNMALWDKWENLYLNEGEAVADAFYLSHQAEMDKGAEVSWAARPLLTLMKIRARDGHSTFDSEYQNDPISSDSAMFANAIQYWTSLPQDLVYFGAVDPSLGKAGASRDPSAILIGGYHRQTGKLYVIEALIKKRLPDLIIEDVIRLHQQYQCQQWFVETIQFQEFLKDELVKRSARVGYPVPAVGIKPNTDKMLRIESLQPHMANGLILLHQSQSTLIAQLRHFPKADHDDGADALEMLWRHAVSASAPIEWIGLDEDNFGGSSGGSIWRH, from the coding sequence ATGAAAAGCAAGGAGTTTTTAGCGGAACTTGCCGCTTATGCGGATAGTTTACGACAAAAATTAGAGGCAAGCTTTAATGGTTGGGACGATAGCCTTGACGCCATTGCTAAACGGCGTAAGCAGGTGTTTGATCCTGTGTCTGGATTTGAGTTTTTTGTCAGTGAATATTTTCCCCATTATGTACGTTCGCCTGCTCGCTCGGCATTACATCATTATTTGTTTGCCACCTTGCCAACCTTATTGCAAAAAATAGAATCAGTGCTTTTAGCCACTGCCGCACCACGTGGCGAGGCGAAATCTACCTTGGTATCACAGTTGTTTACCTTGTACTGTTTAATTATCCAGCAGAAAAAATATGTTTTGATTATAATGGACAGTATCGACCAAGCCTATCCGATGTTAGAAGCCATTAAAGTTGAACTTGCCTTTAATCAACGATTGGCGATTGATTTTCCTGAAGTGGCAGGACAAGGGCGTGTTTGGCAAGCGGCAACTATTGTGACTAAAGCCAATCAGAAAGTACAGGTAGCGGGCTCAGGTAAAAAACTGCGTGGCTTACGGCATGGGGCTTATCGTCCTGATTTAGTGGTATTAGATGATATTGAAAATGACGAGCAGGTACGTTCAGTAGAACAACGAGATAAGGTGCACGACTGGTTGAAAAAAACCGTATTACCTCTTGGGGCAGCGGGGGAAAAATTAGATATTGTCTATATTGGGACGATTTTGCATTATGATAGTGTACTAAATCGTACTTTATCTTCTAAAGCATGGCAAACCGCAAAATTTAAAGCCTTAATTCGTTTGCCAGATAATATGGCTTTATGGGATAAATGGGAAAATCTTTACCTTAATGAGGGCGAAGCTGTTGCCGATGCGTTTTATTTATCTCATCAAGCCGAGATGGATAAAGGGGCGGAAGTTTCTTGGGCAGCAAGACCCTTGCTAACATTAATGAAAATTCGTGCCAGAGATGGGCATAGCACCTTTGATTCAGAATATCAAAATGATCCTATTAGTAGCGACAGTGCTATGTTTGCCAATGCTATTCAATACTGGACAAGTTTACCACAAGATTTAGTTTATTTTGGTGCGGTTGATCCCAGTTTAGGCAAAGCAGGGGCAAGCCGAGATCCGTCAGCGATTTTAATCGGTGGTTATCATCGTCAAACAGGTAAACTCTATGTGATTGAAGCCTTAATTAAAAAACGCCTACCTGATTTGATTATTGAAGATGTCATTCGCTTACATCAGCAATATCAATGTCAGCAATGGTTTGTGGAAACCATACAATTTCAAGAGTTTTTAAAAGATGAATTGGTTAAACGCTCTGCCAGAGTGGGCTATCCTGTGCCAGCGGTGGGTATAAAGCCAAATACGGACAAAATGTTACGGATTGAAAGCCTACAACCCCATATGGCAAATGGTTTAATTTTATTACACCAAAGCCAAAGCACCTTGATTGCCCAATTACGCCACTTCCCTAAAGCTGATCACGATGATGGGGCAGATGCGTTAGAAATGCTATGGCGACACGCAGTGAGTGCATCTGCCCCCATTGAATGGATTGGACTTGATGAGGATAACTTTGGTGGTTCAAGTGGTGGCAGTATTTGGAGACATTAA
- a CDS encoding Mu-like prophage major head subunit gpT family protein translates to MSFKKAEVLKVFDAQFKKDFVAGLALVNPQWREIAMAVNSSTKISTYGFLGQFPKMIEWTGKRQRKNMQAQGTSITNKLFESTVGIPRTNVEDDDVGFFRNVVKQAAQSAAELPDDEVFALLKTGKSTLCYDGQNFFDTDHPVFDNVDGTGSSTNQANITTGSTASAPVFYIFDTSNVIKPLIWQERTKPEIETRFDPAKSDTTFNEDIYEWGVRARGAAGFAFWQLAHRVEQTELNAENIMAVIAQMQSLKGDGGKLLNIRPNLILVPPSLEFKARQICESEMINGTTNILKGRLKVMVSSQIIE, encoded by the coding sequence ATGAGTTTTAAAAAAGCGGAAGTATTAAAAGTTTTTGATGCTCAATTTAAAAAAGATTTTGTCGCTGGGTTAGCACTGGTCAATCCTCAATGGCGAGAAATTGCGATGGCTGTTAATTCAAGCACCAAAATTTCTACTTATGGTTTTTTAGGACAATTCCCTAAAATGATTGAATGGACAGGCAAACGTCAGCGTAAAAATATGCAAGCTCAAGGCACGTCCATTACCAATAAATTATTTGAGTCCACTGTAGGTATTCCTCGTACCAATGTGGAAGATGATGATGTTGGCTTTTTCCGTAATGTAGTGAAACAAGCGGCGCAATCGGCAGCGGAATTGCCTGATGATGAAGTGTTTGCTTTATTAAAAACAGGTAAATCGACCCTTTGTTACGATGGGCAAAACTTCTTTGATACTGACCACCCTGTTTTTGATAACGTTGACGGCACAGGGTCAAGCACCAATCAAGCTAATATCACTACAGGTAGCACAGCTTCCGCCCCTGTATTTTATATTTTTGATACCAGCAATGTTATTAAACCGTTAATTTGGCAAGAGCGAACTAAACCTGAAATTGAAACCCGTTTTGACCCAGCCAAATCTGATACCACCTTTAATGAAGACATTTATGAATGGGGCGTGCGAGCGCGTGGTGCAGCAGGGTTTGCTTTCTGGCAGTTAGCTCATCGTGTGGAGCAAACGGAACTGAATGCAGAAAATATTATGGCGGTGATTGCTCAAATGCAGAGCTTAAAAGGCGATGGCGGTAAGTTATTAAATATCCGTCCAAATCTGATTTTAGTGCCACCTTCATTGGAATTTAAAGCTCGCCAAATTTGTGAGAGCGAAATGATTAATGGCACGACCAATATCTTGAAAGGTCGCCTTAAAGTGATGGTGTCTTCACAAATTATTGAATAA
- a CDS encoding gp436 family protein codes for MFAYASVEDFVLRIGEMETIQLTDREHTGEINQRILSVALADSASQIDGYLAGRYPLPLASVPQNLVRICCDLARYRLASMSDTTISEEVIERYRLTLKELEYIANGKVSLGIETQTPQEKLESNVMFSNPKNKVFSRDNPH; via the coding sequence ATGTTTGCTTATGCCAGTGTTGAGGATTTTGTGTTGCGTATTGGCGAAATGGAAACTATTCAGCTTACTGACCGAGAACATACAGGCGAAATTAATCAGCGGATTTTATCAGTGGCATTGGCGGATAGCGCCAGTCAAATTGATGGTTATTTGGCGGGGCGTTATCCCTTGCCTTTAGCCAGCGTGCCACAGAATTTAGTGCGAATTTGCTGTGATTTAGCTCGTTATCGGCTAGCGAGTATGTCCGATACGACGATTAGCGAAGAAGTGATTGAGCGTTATCGCTTAACCTTAAAAGAGCTTGAATATATTGCCAATGGCAAAGTCTCCTTAGGGATTGAAACACAAACTCCACAAGAAAAATTGGAAAGTAATGTGATGTTCTCTAATCCGAAAAATAAGGTGTTTAGTCGTGATAACCCGCATTGA
- a CDS encoding N-6 DNA methylase — protein MNYQDFYACANNVKQHAEFERYLKEILFNKTEREAFYRRLLALDCDVSKDSFKPYFELYAAERKSNKQDYTPDSIASILSQITNAGQATPTGYTAYDPTAGTGALIINKWWADMTAETIFSYAPHRYFYLCEELADNAIPYLLHNLALRGMNAIVIHGDTLERVAKQIYFIQNSQDDCLMFSDINVMPHSEEVAKDFNIKHWQEPAIKHIESGDVRLSHALPMRRKPLVIQQTKAKPYTPPENCLQLQDIAEVERAKKSKIYRKGSIVIQLSATKGQVGLLTSSGEVGTQYAVVNSLYFDDVYLFYLIKLRLPRHLHRVQEGLNVKFEDVLTMPIG, from the coding sequence ATGAATTACCAAGACTTTTATGCTTGTGCCAATAATGTTAAACAACACGCTGAATTTGAACGCTATTTAAAGGAAATATTGTTCAATAAAACCGAGCGTGAAGCCTTTTATCGCCGATTATTGGCGTTGGATTGTGATGTATCAAAAGACAGCTTTAAGCCCTATTTTGAACTTTATGCGGCAGAGCGTAAAAGCAATAAACAAGATTATACCCCTGATAGTATAGCGAGTATTCTTTCGCAGATTACAAATGCTGGGCAAGCCACGCCCACAGGTTATACCGCTTACGACCCTACCGCAGGCACAGGGGCATTAATTATCAATAAATGGTGGGCAGATATGACTGCTGAAACTATTTTCAGCTATGCCCCGCACCGTTATTTTTATTTATGTGAAGAGTTGGCGGATAACGCTATCCCTTACTTATTACATAATCTTGCCCTGCGTGGTATGAATGCCATCGTGATTCACGGCGATACGTTGGAGCGTGTGGCGAAACAGATTTATTTTATTCAGAACAGTCAAGATGATTGCTTGATGTTCAGCGATATTAATGTGATGCCACATTCTGAAGAAGTGGCAAAGGATTTTAATATCAAACATTGGCAAGAGCCTGCGATTAAGCATATTGAAAGCGGTGATGTGCGATTGAGTCATGCGTTACCGATGCGACGTAAGCCGTTAGTTATACAACAGACTAAAGCAAAGCCTTATACGCCGCCAGAAAACTGCTTACAGCTACAAGATATTGCGGAGGTAGAACGGGCAAAAAAGTCGAAAATCTACCGCAAGGGCAGCATTGTGATTCAGCTGTCAGCGACCAAGGGGCAAGTCGGTTTGCTGACATCCAGTGGTGAGGTAGGAACACAATATGCGGTAGTGAATAGCTTATATTTTGATGATGTTTATTTGTTTTACTTAATAAAGTTAAGACTGCCTAGACATTTGCACCGAGTACAAGAGGGGCTAAATGTGAAGTTTGAAGATGTTTTGACTATGCCTATTGGCTAA
- a CDS encoding phage virion morphogenesis protein, with the protein MIELEVNNDERIAKQLGKAIQGLTNRSPLMQKLAGTMLSVVQQNFVESGRPKWAGLAYREGKPLIDSGNLQNSIQAKHNHDEAIVGTNVLYAALHHFGGTIKPKKVNYLKFKIGERFVQVKSVTIPARPFLTLTEQDKADLVADMQDYFRSLLSQ; encoded by the coding sequence ATGATAGAACTTGAAGTCAATAATGATGAGCGTATTGCCAAACAATTAGGCAAAGCCATACAAGGGCTGACAAACCGATCCCCATTAATGCAAAAATTGGCTGGCACTATGTTGTCAGTTGTACAACAAAATTTTGTGGAAAGTGGTCGCCCTAAATGGGCGGGATTAGCCTATCGTGAGGGCAAACCATTAATTGATAGCGGTAATTTGCAAAACAGTATTCAAGCCAAACATAATCATGATGAAGCCATTGTTGGCACAAATGTCCTCTATGCCGCACTTCATCATTTTGGCGGAACCATTAAACCGAAAAAGGTCAATTATTTAAAATTTAAAATCGGTGAACGTTTTGTACAAGTTAAATCTGTCACCATTCCAGCTCGTCCTTTTCTAACATTAACCGAACAAGATAAAGCGGATTTGGTGGCTGATATGCAAGACTATTTTCGCTCTTTACTTAGCCAATAA
- a CDS encoding Mor transcription activator family protein, whose product MQDFNDIIDYLPEIVQEMVRLIGLNDTQKLIEHFGGAEFCFTDGVYYFPRLKALLGKESAVILRQYFQSERVYIPRCEAGLRMLRNRQILADFNYLTEQKGLSARLAMLELCSKYKLSDRRLWEILQELRTQRDTQPVLF is encoded by the coding sequence ATGCAAGATTTTAATGACATTATTGATTATCTACCTGAAATTGTGCAAGAAATGGTTCGCCTTATTGGCTTAAATGATACCCAAAAACTGATTGAACATTTTGGCGGTGCCGAGTTTTGCTTTACGGACGGAGTTTATTATTTCCCCCGTTTAAAAGCCTTATTAGGCAAAGAAAGTGCGGTCATATTACGCCAATATTTTCAATCCGAGCGGGTTTATATTCCCCGTTGTGAGGCTGGCTTGCGAATGTTACGCAATCGCCAAATTTTGGCAGATTTTAATTATTTAACCGAACAAAAAGGGCTAAGTGCCAGATTGGCAATGTTGGAGCTTTGTAGTAAATATAAACTGTCTGATCGGCGACTTTGGGAAATATTGCAAGAATTGCGAACTCAAAGGGACACACAACCCGTTCTATTTTAA
- a CDS encoding DUF1804 family protein codes for MAHDSKTRAFVRRYYVFDLLPLEQSAEKAGVSFATARRWKKQAEQQGDDWDKVREAHTLSGGKVEDVARGLLTAFVLYFGNVMEELKADNEMSVKDKAVLLSGLGDSFTKMTAASRKIMPEVSELACAMKTVKLLGEYIQQHKPQLLEAFLALLTDFGAVLEQEFK; via the coding sequence ATGGCACATGACAGCAAAACCCGAGCCTTTGTGCGCCGTTATTATGTGTTTGATTTACTGCCTCTTGAACAATCTGCCGAAAAAGCAGGGGTATCTTTTGCCACCGCTCGCCGTTGGAAAAAACAGGCGGAGCAACAAGGCGATGATTGGGATAAGGTACGTGAGGCACATACGTTGTCAGGGGGCAAGGTTGAAGATGTAGCACGTGGCTTATTAACCGCCTTTGTGCTTTATTTCGGTAATGTGATGGAAGAACTAAAAGCCGATAACGAAATGTCTGTGAAAGATAAAGCGGTGTTATTAAGTGGCTTAGGCGATAGTTTTACCAAAATGACGGCTGCCAGTCGCAAAATTATGCCTGAAGTGTCGGAATTAGCTTGTGCTATGAAAACGGTTAAGTTGCTAGGTGAATATATTCAACAACACAAACCGCAATTATTAGAAGCATTTTTAGCGTTATTAACGGATTTTGGTGCAGTACTTGAACAGGAATTTAAATAA
- a CDS encoding DUF2644 domain-containing protein, producing MKIQELFTNDNGRLSTTGFIQFFGALLMAGILVFCVWLDRAYVPELFMTFAIFCGGGVATKGFANALNRGEKS from the coding sequence TTGAAAATCCAAGAATTATTTACCAATGATAACGGACGTTTATCAACCACAGGCTTTATCCAATTTTTTGGGGCGTTATTAATGGCAGGGATTTTAGTGTTCTGTGTGTGGCTTGATCGAGCTTATGTACCAGAACTCTTTATGACCTTTGCCATTTTCTGTGGCGGGGGTGTTGCCACCAAAGGCTTTGCCAATGCCCTTAACCGAGGAGAAAAATCATGA